In Aedes albopictus strain Foshan chromosome 3, AalbF5, whole genome shotgun sequence, the following are encoded in one genomic region:
- the LOC134284025 gene encoding suppressor of fused homolog codes for MASSTNKDNKDDSLKRRMVPRGLQKLIDQCLKIYPDQENPLQVTTRLKYWLGGQDPLDYISMYHNAGDPDKNIPPHWHYISFGLSDLHGDGRVHLPDTIGGLEPRSGMGFELTFRLIKPPNCTDEKPPTWPANLLQALAKYVFQSGNRLCAGDNIPWRRSLDAKTSSIQHMLIAEDPQMPRTETPFGWVDFLQIVGVTNEELEQASRWNGKGVLNLLQKDSTTGGEWLITDMTRSKSVFELFPETLRQLEIDLEKEGSDLAGVNADFTFKELPKMVTIKKEILDPEEEITKSISSCNIEIKQEFNDGLEHSGSSDMVNPFHHSQVPSRVSPLNGIELTLAPYAAKFLVLAIKDRIRHGRHFTFKAQNMAVTFVAESVTGAIVNRETPYGVLGYWVQILIPNSLIPKMLDAFGDLNKSSDNLKIPLTYEWSEHNLKFIIDNPPPELLNQQGPILA; via the exons ATGGCATCCAGTACGAATAAGGATAACAAAGATGACTCGCTTAAGCGTCGAATGGTGCCTCGAGGCCTGCAGAAACTCATTGAtcaatgtttgaaaatttatcccGATCAGGAGAATCCGCTTCAGGTTACAACCCGGCTGAAGTACTG GCTTGGTGGTCAAGACCCGCTGGATTACATCAGTATGTACCACAATGCGGGCGATCCAGATAAGAACATTCCGCCACATTGGCATTACATCAGTTTTGGGTTGTCCGATCTGCACGGAGATGGACGAGTTCACCTGCCGGATACCATCGGCGGACTGGAACCTCGATCTGGGATGGGTTTCGAGTTGACATTCCGTTTGATCAAACCTCCCAATTGCACCGACGAAAAGCCACCTACTTGGCCAGCCAATCTCCTGCAAGCACTGGCCAAATATGTGTTCCAGTCAGGGAACAGACTTTGCGCCGGAGATAATATACCTTGGCGTCGGTCGCTGGACGCTAAAACGTCCAGTATTCAACACATGCTGATCGCGGAGGATCCTCAGATGCCGCGGACAGAGACCCCTTTCGGATGGGTGGATTTCCTACAGATTGTTGGCGTAACGAACGAAGAGCTGGAGCAAGCTTCGCGTTGGAATGGGAAAGGCGTTCTGAACCTACTTCAAAAAGACTCGACCACCGGAGGTGAGTGGCTGATCACCGACATGACACGATCCAAGAGCGTTTTCGAACTCTTCCCGGAAACTCTCCGCCAGCTGGAAATCGATCTCGAGAAGGAAGGTTCTGACCTTGCTGGCGTAAACGCGGACTTCACCTTCAAAGAACTGCCCAAGATGGTCACCATCAAAAAGGAAATCCTCGATCCCGAAGAGGAAATCACCAAAAGCATTTCGTCGTGCAACATCGAGATCAAACAAGAGTTCAACGATGGACTGGAACATTCCGGATCGTCCGATATGGTTAACCCCTTCCATCACTCCCAAGTCCCGTCCAGGGTTTCCCCTCTGAATGGCATAGAACTCACTCTGGCCCCGTACGCGGCCAAGTTCCTCGTCCTGGCCATAAAAGACAGAATACGCCACGGTCGCCATTTCACCTTCAAGGCGCAAAACATGGCCGTCACGTTTGTGGCCGAGTCGGTTACCGGGGCCATCGTGAACCGGGAAACCCCCTACGGAGTCCTGGGATATTGGGTGCAAATCCTGATTCCGAATTCACTCATCCCAAAGATGCTGGATGCGTTTGGAGATTTGAACAAAAGTTCGGACAATCTGAAAATCCCGCTTACCTATGAATGGTCGGAGCACAATTTGAAGTTCATCATCGACAATCCACCGCCGGAGTTGCTTAACCAACAGGGGCCGATTTTGGCGTAG
- the LOC134291115 gene encoding protein disconnected-like translates to MIHHQPAKYHTNPLTHFLNLHNSHATAAAAAAAAAAAAAALDQHHHHHHHHQKHGLEDLNLLNNNILASDDECNKHPNLVGGGGGNSLDIENTDTNQSSDAENNNIDIIDDDDDDQDADVDDGCDEENLDASRSDNHTPSSTTPLDADGIGKSFTIAAILGLKKKQEADGHGAFSDVMNLSLNNHSDTASAFQLRISKDSDPLTDAVASGLEPAQSHLGHHISQSSPSLTALQTLHHIHGSAAGGFAAHQFHHPSGGGGSGGGGVTVGTPNASVHLHHPQALASGHHLTTPSQSGPGSSSHHLANHHSHPPQHQHQHHQQHPHQQHHPHSHHHHHHHHLAMAAAAAAHHHHAQNHNRDKFKDLAKKSSLSASAALKSKRVRTIFTPEQLERLEAEFERQQYMVGPERLYLAHTLQLTEAQVKVWFQNRRIKWRKHHLEITQQRLALIRQRQIASGVVPSQLTGDSGTSPPSPSAATSQHHHHPHQHLAGGTQPVVATMSGGRMLHGSASGNGAESPELTICTDSLDARSISESDE, encoded by the exons ATGATTCACCACCAACCGGCGAAATACCACACGAATCCTTTGACACATTTTCTCAACTTACACAACTCGCATGCCacggcggcagcggcggcggccgCTGCAGCTGCTGCAGCCGCCGCCCTGGAccaacaccaccaccaccaccatcatcatcaaaaGCATGGATTGGAAGATCTGAATCTACTCAATAATAACATCCTTGCAAGCGATGACGAATGCAATAAGCATCCCAATTTGGTGGGCGGCGGAGGTGGGAATAGTCTGGATATCGAGAATACCGATACCAACCAGAGCAGCGATGCGGAAAATAACAACATCGACATcattgacgacgatgacgacgaccaaGACGCGGACGTTGACGACGGATGCGACGAGGAGAACCTAGATGCCTCCAGAAGCGACAATCACACTCCGAGCAGCACGACACCGCTCGATGCCGACGGGATTGGAAAGTCCTTCACGATAGCGGCCATCCTCGGCCTGAAGAAGAAACAGGAAGCCGACGGCCATGGTGCCTTCAGCGACGTCATGAACCTATCGCTGAACAACCACAGCGACACAGCGTCGGCATTCCAGCTTCGAATCTCGAAAGATTCCGACCCGCTAACGGACGCCGTCGCTTCCGGTCTAGAGCCCGCCCAATCCCATCTCGGTCATCACATATCGCAATCCTCGCCCAGCCTAACCGCTCTGCAAACACTGCACCACATTCATGGAAGTGCCGCCGGTGGCTTCGCCGCACATCAATTTCACCACCCATCCGGAGGGGGTGGCAGTGGCGGTGGCGGCGTCACCGTTGGCACACCCAACGCATCCGTCCATCTCCACCACCCACAGGCGCTAGCTTCGGGACACCATCTGACGACGCCATCACAGTCCGGGCCCGGATCGTCGTCGCATCATTTGGCCAATCACCATTCCCACCCACCACAACACCAGCATCAACACCATCAGCAGCATCCGCATCAGCAACACCATCCGCATTCacaccaccaccatcatcatcatcatttggcGATggcggcagcagcggcggcacacCATCATCACGCGCAGAATCATAATCGGGACAAGTTTAAAG ATTTGGCCAAAAAGTCCTCCCTCTCGGCATCGGCAGCCCTGAAGAGCAAACGTGTCCGCACCATCTTCACTCCGGAGCAGCTGGAACGCCTGGAGGCCGAATTCGAACGACAACAGTACATGGTAGGCCCGGAGCGCCTCTACCTGGCCCATACTCTTCAACTGACCGAAGCACAG GTCAAAGTCTGGTTCCAGAACCGACGGATCAAGTGGCGCAAACACCACCTGGAAATCACCCAGCAACGGCTGGCTCTGATACGACAGCGGCAGATCGCCAGCGGGGTCGTCCCGTCGCAACTCACGGGAGACTCCGGCACTTCACCTCCCTCCCCATCGGCGGCAACCAGTCAGCACCACCACCATCCGCACCAACATCTCGCCGGAGGAACGCAACCAGTAGTGGCGACGATGAGTGGCGGCCGTATGCTGCATGGTTCGGCCAGTGGTAACGGTGCCGAATCGCCGGAACTTACCATCTGTACGGATTCGCTGGACGCCCGGAGTATCAGCGAAAGCGATGAGTAA
- the LOC134291473 gene encoding uncharacterized protein LOC134291473: MEMEIFSLVFSESSDDELEFMGQMLVHGQAVVAGTVDSREKKKRSRKPNIERQAQEGAQRLVADYFAVNPTYTDDQFRRRFRMSRTLFLRIVDAVEEANIYFRQRSDATGKLGFTRLQKCTAAMRQLAYATPADAIDENLRMSESTARNCLLQFCGTVVKVYAEEYLRSPNTNDLQRLLNEGKSRGFPGMLGSLDCCHWEWKNCPTAWAGQFKGKGKKPTIVLEAVASYDLWIWHAFFGMPGSMNDINVLERSPLFNDLYCGRSPEVEFEINGNIHHAGYYLADGIYPPLSTLVQTISSPFGQKRKVYIFNRQFEIIEKISRILILN; this comes from the coding sequence atGGAGATGGAAATCTTTTCACTCGTTTTTTCTGAATCCAGCGATGACGAGCTGGAATTTATGGGACAAATGCTGGTTCATGGACAAGCCGTCGTCGCCGGAACGGTAGATAGCCGTGAAAAGAAGAAGCGTAGCAGGAAACCTAATATCGAGAGGCAAGCACAGGAAGGTGCCCAACGTCTGGTGGCGGATTATTTCGCCGTTAATCCAACATATACTGATGACCAATTCCGTCGACGATTCCGGATGAGTCGCACCTTATTCTTGCGTATAGTCGATGCAGTGGAAGAAGCAAACATCTACTTCCGACAACGGTCGGATGCAACCGGAAAATTAGGGTTCACCCGGTTGCAGAAGTGCACCGCAGCAATGCGACAGTTGGCGTACGCAACTCCTGCGGACGCCATTGATGAAAACCTGCGGATGTCAGAATCCACGGCGCGCAATTGCTTGCTGCAATTCTGCGGAACCGTTGTGAAAGTGTATGCCGAGGAATATTTGCGATCCCCCAATACAAACGACCTGCAGCGATTGCTGAATGAAGGCAAAAGCCGTGGGTTCCCAGGAATGCTTGGATCCCTTGACTGCTGCCATTGGGAGTGGAAAAATTGCCCAACTGCTTGGGCTGGACAGTTTAAAGGCAAGGGGAAAAAGCCCACAATCGTCCTCGAAGCAGTGGCTTCATATGATTTGTGGATCTGGCATGCATTTTTCGGTATGCCAGGATCCATGAATGACATAAATGTCCTGGAGCGTTCCCCCCTGTTCAATGACCTGTACTGTGGACGAAGTCCTGAGGTGGAATTCGAAATCAATGGAAACATTCATCATGCTGGATATTATCTGGCAGACGGAATATATCCTCCCCTTTCGACGTTGGTGCAGACCATTTCATCGCCATTCGGACAAAAACGCAAGGTATACATATTTAATAGAcaatttgaaattattgaaaaaataagtcGAATTTTGATCCTAAATTAA
- the LOC134291474 gene encoding uncharacterized protein LOC134291474 — MSASKVRGKKWTVEEDEALCIAWLNVSQDGATGTNQKLDTLYDRIYEMFVEICTTNSSVCNPELRAPSGLKARWLVINKACSKFAGCMSQIFGRQQSGATPTDVLKQALTLYSVTTKGPFTLLHAYKMLEKAPKWQQYQDTKPATANSSKRRRSDDGENFEEDNDLSTTQSSSSTSRPIGQKASKHQQKLKGNSELAGMQIAKAGNLLAEASKEKAVLARERTQAINRMVNHSIMSVDFSTLSETAKKYYEMEQERILQQAMAKNVVPETLHNSYDITDESEVDEVENDGNVDTAEYVTEYVDVELNPDRNGDSDQVSDSDTDGGN; from the exons ATGAGTGCATCGAAAGTTCGGGGCAAAAAATGGACAGTGGAAGAAGATGAAGCCCTTTGTATTGCTTGGTTGAATGTGTCTCAAGATGGAGCGACCGGCACCAACCAAAAATTGGATACATTGTACGATCGCATCTACGAAATGTTTGTAGAAATCTGTACGACCAACAGCTCAGTGTGCAACCCAGAACTGCGAGCGCCAAGCGGACTGAAGGCAAGGTGGCTCGTCATCAACAAAGCATGCAGTAAGTTCGCTGGCTGCATGTCCCAAATCTTCGGCCGTCAACAATCAGGGGCCACACCTACTGACGTCTTAAAACAGGCGTTAACATTGTACAGCGTGACAACCAAAGGTCCGTTCACTTTGTTACATGCCTACAAGATGTTGGAGAAGGCACCAAAATGGCAGCAATATCAAGATACAAAG CCGGCGACAGCGAACTCCTCAAAGCGTAGACGATCAGATGATGGAGAAAATTTCGAAGAAGATAATGATTTATCTACCACTCAGTCGTCGTCGTCAACTAGCCGCCCAATAGGACAAAAAGCATCAAAACATCAGCAAAAATTAAAAGGAAATTCTGAACTCGCAGGTATGCAGATAGCCAAAGCTGGTAACTTACTAGCAGAAGCGTCAAAAGAGAAAGCAGTTCTGGCAAGAGAACGAACACAAGCCATTAATCGGATGGTGAATCACTCCATCATGTCGGTTGATTTCTCCACTCTTAGTGAAACGGCTAAAAAGTATTACGAAATGGAACAAGAAAGAATACTCCAGCAGGCTATGGCGAAAAATGTGGTACCCGAAACGCTACATAATTCTTACGACATTACTGACGAGTCTGAAGTTGATGAAGTTGAAAACGATGGCAACGTTGATACCGCGGAATACGTCACAGAGTACGTTGATGTCGAATTAAACCCTGATAGGAATGGGGATTCAGACCAGGTTTCTGATTCAGATACAGATGGTGGTAATTAA